The following coding sequences lie in one Gloeomargarita sp. SKYB120 genomic window:
- a CDS encoding response regulator transcription factor: protein MRVVLLIPNRQLRLLLGWHLQQAGYRVTLLESLAQGYTQATVGALWVLDLDWPQAWDDGLKLTRWLSQQHQGPLFILSARNQESDIVAGLQAGADDYLVKPFGLAQFMARVQALVRRWQRGTPVLTCGDLTLDLLAQRGFYGDQELDLTPHEFRLLALLLQAQGEVVPRQVLQERLWGQATGRSLDTHLLSLRKKLPAGIEIGTVHRLGYRLVTSEPQRN from the coding sequence TTGCGGGTTGTTTTACTAATTCCTAACCGGCAATTGCGCTTGTTACTGGGATGGCATTTGCAACAAGCTGGGTATCGTGTCACGCTCCTAGAAAGCCTCGCGCAAGGATATACCCAGGCGACCGTCGGCGCACTGTGGGTTTTGGATTTGGACTGGCCCCAGGCGTGGGACGATGGCTTGAAATTGACCCGGTGGTTGAGCCAGCAGCACCAAGGCCCCCTGTTCATCCTGTCGGCTCGCAATCAAGAGAGTGACATTGTCGCTGGGTTACAGGCGGGCGCTGATGACTATCTCGTGAAACCCTTCGGCTTGGCGCAATTCATGGCCCGGGTGCAGGCGCTGGTGCGACGGTGGCAACGGGGAACGCCAGTTTTGACCTGTGGAGATTTAACGCTGGATTTGCTGGCGCAACGGGGGTTTTACGGGGACCAGGAATTGGATTTAACGCCTCATGAATTTCGGTTACTGGCGCTACTGCTGCAAGCGCAGGGGGAAGTGGTGCCACGCCAGGTGTTACAGGAACGGCTGTGGGGACAGGCGACAGGACGCAGTTTGGACACCCACCTGCTCAGTTTGCGCAAGAAATTACCAGCCGGTATCGAGATTGGCACAGTGCATCGCCTCGGGTATCGGCTCGTGACCAGCGAACCGCAGCGGAACTAA